tcttagtattttgcacttattaactcacttggtacaaaaattaaaaaacttaagtggacaTATGACATAAACTTAAGTAGATAATTAATTATAGTGTGGTTCTTACATAAATCTAGACatatgacacaaaattggaaactctaatttggaattctaatttgaatttctctcagtttcacctattattctatatatatatatatatatagattaactcgttgaatataatattatagaatatagatatggaaagaaaaaaaaaatcagttagaaaatattttgattgGAAAATTCAAGATCgattttgtgtttaattttgaattcatgaaatttaaacatttcatAGATGAGATGATTATTAATCATATAACTATTTTACAAACATGGAAGGTATAAGGAGACAATATTATTTAATGGTGGTTTATCAAAAAACACTTCCATTTTTGTTAGTTAATGGGTATGAATAACCCTCTATTCTATCTTGGTTTAAATTATAGTCAATCCAGTTCCTTTGTCCACTCCTATCCATTTTGCTAAATTTAGTTGCTATGATGATTTTGGCTAGTACATGACGTTaacatccctttttttttttttttaatctccttagaatataaattcaaatttgatcaTTTGATTTGACATTATTTCCATGAGAAATTTAAGGCATTCATTTTAATCATCATaaattttctctcttgatttgatttttgaaatttgatcCAATGAGGTTAAACTGTTGACTCATCTTAAATTCTCACTAAAGGTCGGTTTGGATTGAGGAAAAGGAGGAGggggaggaggggggggggggggtgcaaAAGGGAGTAGAGTAGGATTGGCTCAAAATTAGACTAAATTTCAGTCAACTCAACTCTACTCCTTAAACCAAATTCTTAAACCAAACGAATTATAAAGGAACACGATAAAAGATGGATTAGAGGTTTTTGAAGGTACTTGTTTGACAAGCATTCCTCTTCTTAATGCCATGAGGTGGATTTTCATGCTTCTTATTCTGGCTAAATTAGGCTTATTTGTAGAAAAGTAAACAAGTATGAGCCATTATAGGTTCTAGTATCCGGATTAGTTTACTCATTTATTGTAGGCTTTATAATGCATAAATGAAACTCAATTGACAAATATAATTCAtgtgattatattttttttatatatataaaaatttaaacattttttgaTAACAtcattcaaaaaagaagaagagtaaaatgcaaaattaactCTTTAAGTTTattcagatttcatttcagtcctctaactttacttttgctcatttcaattctctaaccttcaagtttattcaattaaggtatttttatcaacttttgttgtatgttgtggttaatttttcaattttataaatttttcttcaaattttttaaattaaaaaaattcaattaatgattgaaaaatattttccataaatttttttaaaaaattttaataaaagttaatgGAAAAgctttaatttaataaatctgaaatttagaggactgaaatgaacgaaagtaaagttagatgactaaaatgaaatttgaataaagttagaaaattaattttacattttagccaaaaaatttaatgtgaaaaatatgggtCAACCAACCCGTTTCTAAAAAATAACCCAATTTTAACCCGAACTTGCAGGTTTTGACGCGTCTAGTCCCAAACAGACTTTAATAATTGTTTGGGAGCCTTTAGGGTCTTTTTCACCTTACGCCACACCCACACGATTTATTGCTTAGCAGCATGGGAGCCTTGTACAAGTTGGGCTTTTTAAGCCCAAGATGGACTtcagaatttcaaaaaattaacgGTTACAATTTCTGGTACTTGCCCTCTCCTCTGCTATATAAACAAACCGAACCCACAGAGGAAacccatcaaatttttttttactagcttTCAATCATCAACCacagaaagagaaaaaaaaaaatttcagagaaGAAGATTAGATATGTCTGTCATGGGCATTACTAAAGTGGTTTACTACATGGATCCATTGATGTCAAAAAATCTGCTTCAAAAATTTCCTGACAAGTCTTCTGCTTTCGACTTCAACTACTCTCAGAGTTCAATCTGGTCTCCCTTGGTCCCTCGGCTTCACAGTGCTattgatttggattttgaatattttggttTCGTGACACCAAAGAGAAAATCACTTGGCAGCAAAAGCAAGATCAAGAAAGTCACTTCTAACATCAAGAAGAAACTCAAAGTTGCTGCCAATCTTGTGAAGTCGAAGGCCaagcacaacaacaacaacatcaaaacCAAGGCTTCTGACTTCTCCCCATCTCCTCTCAAACCCACCACAAAGGTATTTCTATTTCTGTTTGtttcttgagaattttttttttttttttttagggttagCAAAAAAACCTGAAATTAATAAAcccttttgagagaaaaaatttttttttgatagagaacaattattttgggtgttttttcttcttccagggttttatttatttatatttttcaatctaaAGGGTGCAAGACAAGTTTAAGATTATTAACCTGAAATTAATAAACCCATTTGAGAGATAAAATTTaggaattaatttttattagggAATGATTATTTGATCAATGAATaccttgtttgtttgttgacaTTCAAACTCATCATTCTTGTTTGTTCTTGTCCTCTGTCTGAAAACAGGACAGACAAACATGCTCTGTAGATTCTGTAATACGAATATATTATGTCTCCTGTTTGAATTTCTTTGGGGAAACATATAAGATTTAGAACCAgtattcttattatattttacattttttattacaGGCTTGTTGGACTAAGGCACTGAAAGCTGGctctaaaaatttcaagaaaacgAGGAAAGATCCCACGGCCCATGTGAAGCTCTATACCTATTTGATGAGTGAAAATATTTGAAGATTATTAATTGGTAAGTTTTCTTGTTGTGTCACTTCATTTGTAATCTGCTGACCAATTGTTTGTGAAAATACCTAACCAAAGCCTTTTTGTGTGAACTTTGCGTCATTTCCTTTGTTGTTCTGTTTTCAACATGTGTGGCATGTGTTTACTTATTCATAGGGacttttccttccatttttGAAAGAATATTCTTGATATGCTTTGTTTTGTGGCCATGGTTGTTTACTCTCTTTGtcgattttaattttaaagaatttgGTAGGTGATTCACTATCTTTGATTACCACTGTCCTGAAATAACAGGGAAGCTTATACCTTTAAAGGAATATTCATTAGTCCAATAAGAGCTAGGATCATGATCAAGTTCTTAGGGATAATGTTTGGGTAATGAAAATTTCTGCTTTATAACATTTACATTTCCTGTAGAGTTGACCAATTGATAAGTAGGAGTAGTAATGGGTAGCatgatgaaaaaattgatatttcatgaaaatatttatgatcattaaatGAAAAACATAAACAGTAAACAAGCTgccatttaattattatattttttgaaatgaagaaaCCAAGCTGACATATTATTATTCACAGTTTAGCTTTAATAATTTCCAAGAGCCATAAAATGTGGAGAAAATATGGAAGTAAACTTTTTTGAATGCGATGCTTGTACTTGTGTTGGATTCTTTTTAAAACAATGACAAAGCAAGattccattttatattttaataaggTGAAAGCTGCCATTTTTTTAGCTATTACTACGTGAGCTGATTGAAAGCATGTCGGTTGCATGGGTTGTTAGCTTAGTTAAATATCTGGTTAGTTGCATTGTAATTAGTTCCTTCCACATCAGCATGTGTATGCTAAGAGCAGCACACAAAATTCAGAGGTTGTAATGAATCTAATTGTActgttttattttctaaatgaaTTAAATACTTCCTTCTCTACTTGTTATTGTGTTTTCCATTTCTCATCTTCCGTTGCTTGGTATTACCAGTTTGTGCAATAAAACCTATCTGCATAATTCATCTTCTGTCACTTATGTTGTTGTCATGCAGCTATGGCTTTTTCCTGATCTAGCTTAGATTAGTCATTTCAAAATATGAACTAGCAATCTCTATAATTTGACTTTGCCTTTCCTTCTTGACAGATGGCCTCAATGCATAAATATGGGTTGGATTTACTGTTGGGATTTCGGTATTTGCATATACAAGAGAGCAACCTGAAAAGGGTGGTGAAGAGCAGGGTTTGAAGGAGAGTTTGATGCTCTATAACTCTTAGAGCCAATAGACTCAGCAAGCCCCATAATTTGACAAATTCATGTGCCCCATCATTTACTGGGTTTTGCCATGTATATTATGTGTCTCAATTGGGCAATTTATCTTTCATCGTTCTTTATTTGATATGTAAGACGTGAATTTTGTGAGTACATagttaaaatcttttttatttttatttttatttttttcaggtgatgtcaattttgttattttactCAAAAACAGCATCTGCATGCCCTCCAAGCATTTCTATCAAGTTATCTTCCATGAATTGTCATACATGATTGTTTGCAATTGATAATATGAAATAAttacaactaaaattttcaagaaaaaagcTAATAAAAATCTAAGCTGGATCAAATATCACAACACAACTAACAATAGGCATTAACAATACTTACAATTAGAAAAGAGGATGTGGCATTTGAATATTCtagaaaaaattagaatatttgCTTGGAGATTATGTATGAATGCAACCCCCACATTGACCAATTTGTTCAAAAAAGGAATCCAAATGGATGTCACGTGCCCCATCTGCAAAAAAGATCTTGAGACAGTTGAGCATGCCATTCTAAGATGTGTTTCAGCTAAGGCAGTGTGGGCTAAATGGATTGACTGCCCTATCAGAATTCTTGATTGCAGCCTGGATGTCACTGATTTGGCCCTCAACTTAATGAACCAGGGAACTCAAAGTGACCTGGAGAAATTTTTTGGGGTGGCTTGGTCAATTTGGTATAATAGGAACCAGGTAGTGAATGAGGATTGTGGTGCAGTGGCTGAGCATATCTGGGGATTAGCTATCCGTCTGATAGAAGACTTCAAGGAGGCAAATAGTCAAATAATAAAGCCAAAAGGGACAAAAGATAGGGCCTGGAAACCTCCTCCTAAAGATGTTTATCTTATAAATGTGGATGGGGCAATACCAGCAATGGAAGGTAACTCAGGAATTGAAGTTATAATTAGAGATTGGAATAATCAAGTTGTTGCAGCCTTGAGCATGCCCCTTTCGGGCAGATTTGCAGTGGAAGAGACTGAGGCAATTGCTATGGAGCAGGGCATTGTTCTTGCTAAGGAGCTGGGATTAAATCAAATCATCTTGGAAGGAGATTCAATGCAAACAGTTCAAGCAATCTGCAGCAAAGATGTGTGGGGAGTTGCAGGTCATATAATTCATGGCATTTTGCAAGGGATGAATGGCTTTAATTCTGCAGAAGCTAGATACATTTGCAGGAATAGCAACAAAATAGCCCATGAGCTAGCTCAACAAGCCAAAAGATCAGGAGAGGAATGCAAATGGATTGGTGTGGTCCCTGAGAATCTAGCAAACTTGTGTAGGCTAGAAGGGATctagtgtttttatttatgtttttctttcgttttctttttggctttgcTGTCTGTGGTCTCTGTTGGTGCTTTGTCCTGCTGTTGGTTTGTGGTGTTTCTGCTCTGTACCTATTCTGTCTTTGTTTAATGAAAATTCAGtttcagtttcaaaaaaaaaaaaaaaaaaaagagaaagaaagaaaggaaaagaacagAAAAACGCACACACACTTGAGACCAAATAAGTaagaaaatagggaaaaaatttATCTCTTTCGAGCTGCTTTATGCTTCACCAAATACTTTGTAGTAAAATGTtcattacttcttctttttagaAAATTCCATTCATATTATTCAATGCATTATAACTAGTATAGTTTTCCAATAGCATATGGTGTACAGGCTAAGTTTCTCATGATTAAtacaatttcaatttaaaaacattaatttgaaaattcataaatGGTTGATTGGATAAAGGTGTTTAAAAAGAGAATGATTTGGATTTCAGCTATGTCGTCGTTCAAGATAGAAAATTTGGATCTCAACTTTTAACttaattacataaattatataGAGTATGTATGACATGATAAATTTTCCCATTTGAtgtatatatttcaattttattaatacGTTGGTTTAAAATGATCAAGTATAAGATGTAATTTCAAATACATAATATTACCgatatttttgtttgagaaaatgTTTCATCATGTCTAGTTgagtattttattaaaaaaaaaaaaaaatcatgtcttgTTAAATCTATATTTGGCTATTTATACAACCAAGTGTTGTTAAAATCCCAAAAAGTTCGAACCCAGactaaattgatttttaaacaaactttgccAAATCATTTGATTTGTCTTGAGGGACTTAGACTTCATAAATTTTGGATTGAGATTCAGTGTTATAGCATAGCACCATCCAATACCTTTTTAATGGTTCAAATCAAATGGtaaaaagttgactttttgaCATTGACCATTAGAtccaaaaagttaaaatttaaaaaaaaaaaaaaaaaaaaaaaaaaaaaaaaagttaaaatgttGTGAGAGGGATTGCATGACTATTGCACCAGATCACAACCCATAAATTTCATGGAATTTAAGATCCGCAAAGAACGAGTAATGCTataaatataaactattttacaacatttttataaattactgaTGTGGCTTTAACATCTTCCAAATAATTATCgctaaataaaaatgtgatgcTAGTGGTGGACCAAATGTAAAAATTTActacatcaatattttgtaaaaatgttgtaaaataatttatgactCGCAAAGAATATAACCTAAAAGTTGTTAATTGCGTTAGACATTAATGTTACCAAATGTAAAACTTCCCGTAAATACTGCTCAATCAAGACTGAACGAACATTGCTATTGTCTAAATTTACTAATCatatttggtttgttttttttttctgtttcttgGAGCCTCTCAATCTCCTCCACTTTTTTCCTTCTTCGCCGCACATTGGTGATCTTTCTCAATCATTTCATTTTCAGCATGTCCCTCCTTTGGTTCTTGcaatcattctttttattttctagtttcTTAGCCTCTGCCTCGGCTAATACCGATGATGATGCAGCCCAATTCGAGATGTTCCATAGACATGCACCACAAGTCTACAAAAATGGAACCACATTAGGACCCCCAAAGAGCCAGCTTGAACGCGTAAAACAGCTTGTGCATAGCGACAATGCAAGGCAGCAAATGATATCACATAGGCTGGTGAAGAGCAGCAGCCATAGGAGAAAGGCTTATGAGTTTCAAGATGGCAATAATAATAACTATAACGTTCAGCCGGTTGATATTCCAATGAGATCAGCTGCTGATACAGGTGCAGGGCAGTACTTTGTATCCTTTAGAGTTGGAAGCCCTCCACAAAAGTTTGTACTAATAGCCGATACTGGTAGCGATGTCACCTGGATGAATTGCTATTACAGGCCTAGCCCTGTGTGCCACCGTGAAAGTTGTCCCAATTTGGATGTCACTAGGAGGATCTTCCATGCTTCTCGATCACCAACCTTTAAGACCATTCCTTGCGTTTCTGATTTGTGTAAATTTGATCTCTCTGGATCTTTCTCTATGGACTACTGTCCTACAGCATTATCACCCTGCGAATTCGAATACTCGTAAGCTTCTGCTtcttatattatattcttaACCTATataattttctcctttttcgtTCACATAACCCGtcataacaaaatcaaaattcttgtatatgtttcttttatTGATATGACTggatttgaaattattgcatctCCTTCAAGATCATTGCTTTTTACAATCAGAATAATATAccaattggttttattttttattttttattattattattttttttaatgttagacaagactcgaatccagatttcttaattaaaaactTTCTATATTGGGCTAACTAAAATCTACAAAttctcttatatttatttttttaagttgttatgGTAAAGCTTGGTTGTAAGTTGTTGGTTATAATTATACCAAGTCAAATAACAAAAGAGGCTTATTGACAAATTATAGTAGATTCTAGGTAGaccaaaaacaataaacaaaaatgtaataatATGTGAGACTAATCATGAGACTCTCGAGAGTATTTACTTAATTGATGGGATGCATATTCTTACTTCTCTTTTCGTAATATCAACATTAACATATTTCATTGCGTAGTGAAAATTATTTTCAGGATGAGGGACATATCCAAATAAGAAATTGGAAAAGAGGGTTACAAAGTCACAACTGCCCGTGGCCCATGGGGCATTACATTAGGCAAGCAGAGGCCAAAATGAGACTTGCATGGTTCATttattcagtaaaaaaaaaaacaattggtCCGATGCTCCCCCTGTAGAATCATGGGACTTCGAGAGATTTTGACATTTTGAGACTTAATTTAagcaaataagtttttttttttcctatttaaaaaataagcgGGTGTCTAACATACAGTCTATACATCATTGAGCCATGTTTATTGATAAGGAAATTTTGTGGTAAATTCATTACAAAATTACTAACCTCAtttctcaaaatgaaaataaagctGACTTCTTAATTTACATTGATTCACTTCTTGACTTACTAACCTCATACGAAACTACTTAGTGGAAATCATTTGATGTCACAATAATTAAGTTGATATCACATCTAAAAAGTCCAACTTCTAGCATTCCATAAGTTGTCTTCGTTTGAATTATGATATCCTCATTGATATAGTCTGGTCTTCTTTATAAACAGAGCCAAGTTTTaacaattgaattttaatttaaaaataatactcACTGAGTTGGGCATAATTAATTTGTTCTCACTCTTTGACATGAATGAGATTTGGAAATTGAACCACAAGAATAATGAACTTTAAGACGTTACATAGTTTTTTACTCATTCCTAATGTTTGTGATAGATATGCAGATGGTTCAAGAGCTCTGGGGATCTTTGCCAATGAGACTGTAACAGTGGGGCTTGAGCTCCACAAGCACCGAAAGAAGAAACTTCACAATGTCTTGATTGGGTGTAGCCAAATAAATGAAGGAACTGTTCATGCATTTGATGGAGTCATGGGCTTAGGCTACAGCAAGCATTCTTTTGCCGTAAGGGTGGCAAAAGAGTTTGGATATATGTTCTCATATTGTCTGGTTGATCACTTGAGCCCAAGTAACTTTGCCAACTACCTAAGCTTTGGCCGCAAAAGTAAAGGTTCAAAATTGCATAACATGCAATACACAAAGCTCATCCTAGGAGTCATAAATCCATTTTATGCTGTGAATGTTGCTGGTATCTCAATAGGTGGGACAATACTTAAAATCCCGTCAGAAGTATGGGACATTGAAGGCAATGGTGGAGTCATTATTGATTCTGGTACAAGCTTGACTGCTCTAACAGAACTTGCATACAAACCTGTCATTGCCGCTTTGGATCCCCACTTAAAG
This genomic stretch from Quercus robur chromosome 4, dhQueRobu3.1, whole genome shotgun sequence harbors:
- the LOC126721661 gene encoding uncharacterized protein LOC126721661; the encoded protein is MDVTCPICKKDLETVEHAILRCVSAKAVWAKWIDCPIRILDCSLDVTDLALNLMNQGTQSDLEKFFGVAWSIWYNRNQVVNEDCGAVAEHIWGLAIRLIEDFKEANSQIIKPKGTKDRAWKPPPKDVYLINVDGAIPAMEGNSGIEVIIRDWNNQVVAALSMPLSGRFAVEETEAIAMEQGIVLAKELGLNQIILEGDSMQTVQAICSKDVWGVAGHIIHGILQGMNGFNSAEARYICRNSNKIAHELAQQAKRSGEECKWIGVVPENLANLCRLEGI
- the LOC126721662 gene encoding aspartic proteinase NANA, chloroplast-like; this translates as MSLLWFLQSFFLFSSFLASASANTDDDAAQFEMFHRHAPQVYKNGTTLGPPKSQLERVKQLVHSDNARQQMISHRLVKSSSHRRKAYEFQDGNNNNYNVQPVDIPMRSAADTGAGQYFVSFRVGSPPQKFVLIADTGSDVTWMNCYYRPSPVCHRESCPNLDVTRRIFHASRSPTFKTIPCVSDLCKFDLSGSFSMDYCPTALSPCEFEYSYADGSRALGIFANETVTVGLELHKHRKKKLHNVLIGCSQINEGTVHAFDGVMGLGYSKHSFAVRVAKEFGYMFSYCLVDHLSPSNFANYLSFGRKSKGSKLHNMQYTKLILGVINPFYAVNVAGISIGGTILKIPSEVWDIEGNGGVIIDSGTSLTALTELAYKPVIAALDPHLKNFQKLDIDIEELNYCFNATGFKESLVPKLAFHFADGAQFVPPVKSYVIDADDGVKCLGFTSIKWPGNSIIGNIMQQNHFWEFDLVGKKLGFAPSSCTMLESKV
- the LOC126721035 gene encoding uncharacterized protein LOC126721035; the protein is MSVMGITKVVYYMDPLMSKNLLQKFPDKSSAFDFNYSQSSIWSPLVPRLHSAIDLDFEYFGFVTPKRKSLGSKSKIKKVTSNIKKKLKVAANLVKSKAKHNNNNIKTKASDFSPSPLKPTTKACWTKALKAGSKNFKKTRKDPTAHVKLYTYLMSENI